In Castanea sativa cultivar Marrone di Chiusa Pesio chromosome 6, ASM4071231v1, a single window of DNA contains:
- the LOC142640424 gene encoding (+)-neomenthol dehydrogenase-like, giving the protein MAEAATRYAVVTGSNKGIGFETVRQLASKGVKVVLTARDEKKGLEAVQKLKDSGLSDLVLFHQLDVANPASIASLADFIKTQFGRLDILVNNAGILGATIDFQALSHSVKANAEVEERPQTQLRNTMIQTYESVKECLETNYYGAKRTSEVLIPLLQLSDSPTIVNVSSSAAKMLNTANKWAGGVFTDPNNLTEESVEELLSEFLKDFKEVSLETKGRGPSSAYALSKAALNAYTKILAKRYSSFCINCVCPGFVKTDINCNTGKVPVEEGAAYLVRLGLLPKGGPSGLFFVQQEVSPFWS; this is encoded by the exons ATGGCAGAAGCAGCAACGAG GTATGCCGTTGTTACAGGGTCCAATAAGGGGATTGGATTCGAAACAGTTAGGCAGTTAGCTTCGAAAGGTGTTAAGGTGGTGCTAACAGCAAGAGATGAGAAGAAGGGTCTTGAAGCagttcaaaaactaaaagattCTGGTCTCTCTGACCTTGTCCTTTTTCATCAACTTGATGTGGCTAACCCTGCCTCTATTGCTTCTCTGGCAGATTTCATCAAAACCCAGTTTGGGAGACTTGATATCTTG GTGAACAATGCAGGGATTCTTGGAGCTACAATAGACTTTCAAGCTCTCTCGCATTCAGTCAAAGCAAATGCTGAG GTGGAGGAAAGGCCACAAACGCAGCTTAGAAATACAATGATTCAAACTTATGAGTCAGTGAAAGAATGTCTGGAAACAAACTATTATGGTGCTAAGAGGACATCAGAGGTTCTTATACCCCTCCTCCAATTATCTGACTCGCCAACAATCGTTAACGTGTCCTCGTCCGCCGCGAAGATGTTG AACACAGCTAACAAATGGGCGGGAGGAGTATTTACTGATCCAAACAACCTTACAGAAGAGAGTGTGGAAGAGTTGTTGAGTGAGTTTCTAAAAGACTTCAAGGAGGTTTCTTTGGAAACCAAAGGACGGGGTCCTTCATCTGCTTATGCACTCTCCAAAGCAGCTTTGAATGCCTACACCAAAATTCTAGCCAAGAGGTATTCGAGTTTCTGCATCAATTGTGTCTGTCCTGGCTTTGTTAAAACCGACATAAACTGCAACACCGGCAAGGTACCTGTTGAGGAAGGTGCTGCATATCTTGTGAGGTTAGGGCTGCTGCCCAAAGGTGGTCCTTCTGGCCTTTTCTTTGTTCAGCAAGAAGTGTCACCTTTCTGGTCCTAG